TGTTTTGCCTAAAGTGCTTCACATGCCAAGAAGGACCCACATATAGATAAGTTTGCCATGTAAGATAGGTTTATTTTATTATGTAAGTTTGTCTTGTAATAACCTCCTAGTCCTATATAAAGGAGGCCTTGTAGTAGTTGGAAGTTCATCTTGTTacctttgtaaatcttttgtgatatattacatatgagtgctttctaaattgccctcttgttctttctttctaatGGATGGAAAGGCCGGTCCATgtatgaaaatagagtaagaataCTCTTTAAATGTCAGCTTATTGTAGTACGAATGTTTTCTGAGTTATAAACAGCTAAcgttggttatagtacaaaagtTTTCTAAGTTTTGTAGCTTGGCAAaccgtcccttatgggttgttgaagccaaCCCCTTTGTAGGATAACTTTTGCGACTATAAACAAATTAATTatttgtgtagcttggcaagccgtcccttatgggttgGTGAAGCCAGCCCCTTTGTAGGGAAACTTTCGTATCTATGATTTAGTTTACTTTCTTGGAGTCTCTTACTCTATTCCTTATACTGTGGTATCAGAGCTAGCCCATCCTTTTGGAGGGAGGAACAGTTTACTAAATATGTCTGAGCCATTTCCATCATCCTCTTCCCTAGCAAAAATGAATATGTCTCCTGAGCTAAATGGTCTAAGTCTCCAAATTAATAAAAGGACACAGCcctctgatgtcgcatttgcgataggggGACCGTAAATGCGATTTTGCATTTGTGAAgatttcatcgcaaatgcgacccccgACGGAATTGGGCTACTTCACAAATGCGATAAgggtttcgcaaatgcgaacccttcaGGCCTCCCAAAAGCGACCCaaatttcgcaaatgcgaacgatCCCCCCAGCCGCCTAGGTTTGCAAATGTGAAcaaaacctcgcaaatgcgatgccgcatttgcgaccaatacatcgcaattgcgatcacacCAGATTTCTTAGCAAATCACTCTGAAACTATCccgaatcacacccgagcccctggggctccaaaccaaacacccgcacaagtctaaaaacataacacgGTCTTgttcgaagcctcaaatcacatcaaacaacgctaaaaccatgaagatttcaaacttctacttccGATGTTTAAACtcatcaaatcacgtccaattgacctcaaattttgcacactagtcatatttgacattacggacctactccaactttcggaatcggaattcgaccgcgatatcaaaaagtccacttccaatcaaacttctccaaaagtcttcaaatttttatctttagccaaatggctCCAAAACGACCCACAGGCCTCCAAATTCACTTTTGATTGCGCTCCTAATACTAGAATCactatacggagctattcccagactcggaatcccaaatggacattgataacactgaaatgcacttcaacccaaacttatgatattcttccaaaatgctaacttccacaataggcgccgaaacgttcTCGGGTCTTCTAAAACCCAGTCCGGacgtacgcccaagtccaaaatcatcatacaaaacctactggaacctttgaatcccgattccgaggttgtttactcaaaaaaccaaccttagtcaattctttcaacttaaagcttccgaaatgagaattttctttccaaatcaactctgaacttcccggaattcaattccgaccgtgcgcacaagtcataatatgtGAACTGAAGCTGTTCATAGCCTCAAAATGCTgaacgacatgctagagctcaaaacgaccgattggGTCGTTACAACCATTATTCTTTTTCAACTGAGAGTTAGCATCAAAATAAGTGATCACTAGTATGAcattaaaatattcaaacttcttATGAAGTCTCTCAAAATAATGTTCTTGTGACAACATTATGCCATCTTCACTCCTTATAACTTTAACTCCCAATATTATATTTACTTCACCCAGATCTTTTATATCAAAATTAGCAGATAGAAATAATTTTGTACTTTGCACAATATTTAAATTTGTTCCAAATATaagcatgtcatcaacatataggtATATTATGTAACaacctgactggtcgttttgctttttagaaccccgttcccctgAATAAAACTTCCCgagcttgctttaactaatttacgatcTTGGGGAaaggttggttcgggatttggaagaattTGGTTTGAAATATgatcatttgattccttaagattttcttaaaaggctaagtttgactttggtcaatatttttagcaaacggactcGGATTCGtgtttgacggtcccgaagggttcGTAGAAAattatgggacctgggcgtatgcccaaaaatgcattctgaggtccctagcccaagtaatgaatttttattagaaattgttaaattgaaattctaaggatttaaacaaactaaataatgattgatcatgttggtatcgggaTCGTTTGTTGGTTCTGGAGCCTAGTAcaagtccaatataacatttaagacttgccaacaaaatttggtgtcaatccgagtagtataattACGTTTTGGCACGTTAGAAGTGAATTTAAGAaattgaagttcataagtttgattcaattggttttagggggtgactCTTAGATTTAGCATAGTTtcgagcgttccgaaggttcgagcgggtccgtttcatgattttagacttgttggtatgttcgggtgGGGCCcaggagccccgagcgtcaatcggacgaggctcgaatGAATTGGAAATTTTAGGAAGGAGCTGAATCTCTAGTTATCAGTCATAACCGTACATGCGGTGGTCAGccacaggtgcgagaccgcagaagcggtcgtcctctcgcagatgcggccaaggcaggCCAGGCCCAAAACCACAGAAGTGGCTCCATAGCCATAGAAGCAGCtgcgcagaagcggtcccagcccaCTTGGCCAATTCCGTAGATGTGACCATTTCCTCGCAGAAgtgggaccgcaaatgcggaaatcactgaagcagtgagcttcatttatcACGGGATCTAAGTCATTTTGGCCAGTTTTCACTCAtccattgggcgattttggagctcttaaGAGAGGACCTttacctagcatcttgaggtaagtttatcctgCCTgtttctagtttaatacttgagtctcaggtagattaacacacaaagattaaggCAAAATCATGGGGGTTAGAGCAAAAAATAGGGTTTTGACAAAAGTTAGATTTGACCATataatttgttatgaaatgaattagaaatcatatattattgatccttgggttataaagaacaactttcttcgaaaaatttcggaatccgggcacgtgggcccggggtcggattttaggaaacttgtgtttaaggttgggaaattgcttaaatagttagaatacgatcttgtgagcttgtattgactagttccaaCCTTGTTtatctagttttggatcgttcggctctaAATTGAGAGTTTGAGCTCGTTCTTGTTATTGGAAGTatgctttggagcgaggtgagtctcctatctaactttataagagggaattatccccataggtgatgtaatcaaataattttccattaaatgcgggggctacataTGCACTAGGtaatgagagtccgtgcgtagctactattatgctaagtccaggtagtttaggacccaaaagtaTGCTTTATGTGATATTCTTGCAACTTTATGTTTAATTTGGTTTGTTTAAATCATGGTGGTTATGGTAAATGAGACTAGTTAAGAGGAACATTATCTTTCTTGGCCTTTTTAAAAGAGAAGTTGATATTTCAGTGAGTAATTGCTCCCAAGTTACATATTCTTGTCTACTTGTTGTTGTGTTTAATTACATTTGACCGCGTCACATGgttgattcgcgagcagggtaatagatgcatctatggtttgtgccgttcgaccctcagcagtgcacaatttacttttatattggatcgggccatacgacctcgACACTACTTGCGCATATTTTACTCAATGCTTTTCTATGAATTTTGATTTATTATTTGTCCTGGAATGAAAGTTGCCAACTATGATATTATCTAGGAGAGGACCTGTTATTCTCTTGCTATAAACTGCTAATTATTTGTTATATCCATGCTCAGTATAATtcatttctcatattatttgaccctagtaagtgtcaagtcgacctctcatctctacttttcgagattagacaggatacttactgggtacatattgtttatacACTCATAATACACTTCTTTAcataattgtacaggatctgaggcaggtacatctggctatcagtctggtgcgcatcctTGAGCATATTCCGAGACTTCCATGGTGAGCTGCTCCCTCTTTTGtcgttcagcagcttgatggagtctctctttatttatctttgttgtctattctatttcggtcagtaggatagatttattcttttgtatattctactagttgcctacaacttgtgacaccaggtcttggcacacacattagtagactattccttttgggaattgtatAATTAGTTTTGCCACCTTACtggttatcacttgttttaacttTAACTTGAGGAATTATTGCAATTATTTtggtaaaaataaaatgagaacttatttaTATTTCCTCATTTGCTTGCCCGACAATGGTGTTGGTCGTCATCATGAACTATAATGGAAATAGatcgtgacaatatggtatcatagaactaggttcacgtaggtctcacaagtcatgggcaaaactaatagagtcttgcggatcggcacagagacgtctgtatttatctttgagaggctatagggtgttaggaaaactactatttattcatttcctatcgtgcagtggttggtatactaaatttctctcttctattctctcacagatggtgaggacacacacgGCTGATGTTCCAGACTCGGGAGCAGCTGCTCCCCCCGTtgttagaggtagaggtagaggtcgggggAGGGCATCGGCCTGAGGTAGGGGATGCGAGCATCCTAAGGCTGTCCCAGTAGCACCACCAGCAGATCCTACGAAAGATCCTATCGTTGAGGAGCAGGGCAAGGTGCTCGCAGGCAAGCCTACCCCGACAGACGATATGACAGCACCAGGTTTCTAGGAGATCATGGGTTGTATGCTGTAGTTCATGGACACCATGacccaggctggtttatttccagcagatccagcTATATCACAggtaggagggggagcacagacccctactactCAGGATCCTGGTCACAcagctgcagtgtatcagactccgggtgcactacccgcaGATGGGGCTCATCCAGTTGCTGTAGTGGTGCCTGGTCCTAGACCAGTTGCGAATGGTGACCCGCAGAagctattggatagatggactagacttcactCTCCAGTCTTcgggggtgagcgtcatgaggatgcctaggagttcattgataggtgcagggacagactgcacaacatgaggatattggagtcacatggggttgacttcactacttttcagctggaGGGCATGGCCCATAGATGGTGGCGgtcctatgttcttggcaggccattaggttctcctcccctcacttggggtcagttcacacagttattcttggataggtatattcaaCCCTCTGAGAAGGAAGAgctgcggtatcagtttgagcatcttgagcagggtcagacgtctatgaccgattatgaggcgaggttttctgagttgtctcaccatgcactcatgatacttcccacgGATGCAGAGAGAGTGCAAAGATTTGTTGCGGGGTTGCATCCCGGTATTCAagctagcatggcccgagaggtagAGATGGGTACTGAGTATCAACTAGTGGTGGAAATAGCACGCAAGATTGAGGGTTATCGCTAGAGGGGTAGAGAGCAATttcagcaggacaagagggctCAGTATtctggagagttcagaggtgccccagcTAGGGGTAGGGGGCACACAgggaggggtcagcctagcaggcccccgtattcagcaccaccaccacgTCCCCGAGGTGCTCAAGTGAGACCTTATTTCAGTGCGATGCTGGAGAGTTCTTACCGCctaccagctattcagggttcttccTGCGGGTATTCTGGTCATCGAGGTTCTTCCAGTGCTTACTTCagtgccatgccagagagttcatatcgCCCACCAACCATTCAGGGTTCTTTTGGTAGATATTCGGGTTAGCAGGCTCAGATTTTAGGGCAGCAGGCTATGGTGCCAAGGGGTTTCTAGGAGTGTGGAGATCTGGGTCATATAAAAAGGACCTGCCCCAGACTTTGGGGCAAGGCAATACAGCAGGGTCATCAGCCTATGATTTCAAAACCGGTTTCTCAGCCTCCTAGAGGTGGGGGGACATACGGGTAGAGGCCgttctagaggtggaggccaggtagggagaggtcagccagctactgctaagtcaggtggaggccagccagccagcggtccagccagattctatgccctttCGGCTAGGCTAGATGTATTGGCCTTAGAtgccgtcatcacaggtattattttcgTATGCGGTTGAGATGCTTCGATATTGTTTGATCTAGGgtccacctattcatatgtatcatctatATTTGCTCATTTTCTGGTTATTCCTCCTGCGCCTTTGGGCACTCATGTTCATATGTCTACTCCTGTGGGCAATTTTGTGGTTGTGGATTGGATCTACCGGTCCTGTATGGTCACATTCTGTGATTTTGAAACTAGAGTGGATCTCCTGTTGCTTAATATGATCTACTTTGAGatcatcctaggcatggattggttatctcaatatcacgccgtcctagattgctatgccaagactgttaccttAGCAATGCCAGGGTTACCacggttggagtggaagggttccacagttgatacgTCTAGTCGGGTTATCTATTTCCTAAAGTCTCGGCATacggtcgagaaggggtgtttggctgaTTTGTCTTATGTTCGagacaccaccgcagagtctccgacgattgattcagttccagtagttcgggagttcaccgatgtgtttccttctgatcttcctagcatgccaccagatcgtAATATTAatttctatattgatttggctccaggcacccaacctatatctatcccaccgtatcatatggcttcgaaggagttgaaggagcag
This genomic stretch from Nicotiana sylvestris chromosome 9, ASM39365v2, whole genome shotgun sequence harbors:
- the LOC138878548 gene encoding uncharacterized protein; the encoded protein is MLESSYRLPAIQGSSCGYSGHRGSSSAYFSAMPESSYRPPTIQGSFGRYSGSTYSYVSSIFAHFLVIPPAPLGTHVHMSTPVGNFVVVDWIYRSCMVTFCDFETRVDLLLLNMIYFEIILGMDWLSQYHAVLDCYAKTVTLAMPGLPRLEWKGSTVDTSSRVIYFLKSRHTVEKGCLADLSYVRDTTAESPTIDSVPVVREFTDVFPSDLPSMPPDRNINFYIDLAPGTQPISIPPYHMASKELKEQLEELLAKGFVRPSVSPCGASVLFVKKKDRTMWMCIDYR